In Granulicatella elegans, one genomic interval encodes:
- a CDS encoding Tex family protein has protein sequence MTQTELTIEQRALDIVTQELTQYLPKQIDTVLALLEDGNTVPFIARYRKDQTGSLDEVQIREIEERHRYLVNFEKRKDEVVRLIDEQEKLTDEILSDLMKAKTLTALEDIYRPFKQKKRTKATIAKEAGLEPLAEFLLACTTEEVEAKAATFINEEKEILTAEDALNGALEIIAEKVSDNAQYRKLLREYTVQKAMLVTSLKDEEKDEKHVYEMYYEYQELVKTIVPHRILAVNRAEKEGVLKVSLEVDETIPLEKMMKKEILNVNSPSAPYVKAAIEDSVKRFIAPAIEREIRSELTEKAQTQAIEIFGENLQNLLLQAPMKGHVILGLDPAYRTGCKLAIIDETGKVLDKAVIYPHQGASDFKRAQAGTTFKKLLEDYQVTLVAIGNGTASRESEAFVSEQIKGLNRKIYYTIVSEAGASVYSASEIARKEFPDYQVEERSAVSIARRLQDPLAELVKIDPKAVGVGQYQHDVSQKQLDARLDIVVETAVNKVGVNVNTASAVLLEHIAGLTKTTAANVVAYRDENGKFTNRSQLKKVPRLGPKAFEQAVGFLRIVDGKNPLDGTDIHPESYEVAEKILEKIQATKVEIGTEKVEQALSSIDKKSLSDELGIGLETLELIFSGLTKPGRDPREEVDPPILRSDVLSMEDIQVGMELQGTIRNVVDFGAFVDIGVKQDGLVHISRMKKGFVKHPSDVVAVGDIVTVWVIEIDMKKGRVGLSMLPPVEKEA, from the coding sequence AATATTTGCCAAAGCAAATTGATACAGTATTAGCCTTATTAGAAGATGGCAATACGGTTCCTTTTATTGCACGTTATCGTAAAGATCAAACAGGAAGTTTGGATGAAGTTCAAATTCGTGAAATCGAAGAAAGACATCGTTATTTAGTGAATTTTGAGAAAAGAAAAGACGAAGTGGTTCGATTAATTGATGAACAAGAAAAATTAACAGATGAAATTTTATCTGACTTAATGAAAGCTAAAACATTAACGGCGTTGGAAGATATTTATCGACCATTTAAACAAAAGAAACGTACGAAAGCGACGATTGCGAAAGAAGCAGGATTAGAACCACTAGCTGAATTTTTATTAGCTTGTACAACAGAAGAGGTTGAAGCAAAAGCTGCAACATTTATTAATGAAGAAAAAGAAATTTTGACAGCAGAAGATGCATTAAATGGTGCATTAGAAATTATTGCTGAAAAAGTCTCCGATAATGCTCAGTATAGAAAATTACTTCGTGAATACACAGTTCAAAAAGCCATGCTTGTGACAAGTTTGAAAGACGAAGAAAAAGATGAAAAACACGTTTATGAAATGTATTACGAGTATCAAGAACTTGTGAAAACAATTGTGCCACACCGAATTTTAGCAGTGAATCGTGCTGAAAAAGAAGGCGTGTTAAAAGTTAGTTTGGAAGTAGATGAAACGATTCCGTTAGAAAAAATGATGAAGAAAGAAATTTTGAATGTAAATTCTCCATCTGCTCCATATGTGAAAGCGGCAATTGAGGATAGTGTTAAACGTTTCATTGCGCCTGCGATTGAACGTGAAATTCGTTCTGAATTAACGGAAAAAGCTCAAACTCAAGCAATTGAGATTTTTGGAGAAAATTTACAAAATCTATTATTACAAGCACCGATGAAAGGGCATGTGATTCTAGGATTAGATCCAGCTTATCGAACAGGTTGTAAACTAGCAATTATCGATGAAACAGGGAAAGTGTTAGACAAAGCAGTCATTTATCCGCACCAAGGAGCTAGTGACTTTAAGCGTGCTCAAGCAGGAACAACATTCAAGAAATTATTGGAAGATTATCAAGTCACTTTAGTCGCTATTGGAAATGGAACTGCAAGCCGTGAATCGGAAGCTTTTGTGAGTGAACAGATTAAGGGGCTGAATCGTAAAATTTATTACACAATTGTTAGTGAAGCAGGAGCATCCGTTTATTCAGCTAGTGAGATTGCGCGAAAAGAATTCCCAGATTATCAAGTAGAAGAACGTTCAGCAGTAAGTATTGCTCGTCGTCTGCAAGATCCATTAGCAGAATTAGTGAAAATTGATCCAAAAGCAGTAGGGGTTGGACAATATCAACACGATGTGAGTCAAAAACAATTAGATGCAAGGTTAGATATTGTTGTTGAAACAGCCGTGAATAAAGTCGGTGTCAATGTCAATACAGCAAGTGCAGTGTTGTTAGAACATATTGCAGGCCTAACTAAAACGACTGCCGCAAATGTAGTGGCTTATCGTGATGAAAATGGGAAATTTACGAATCGTTCACAATTGAAAAAAGTTCCTCGCTTAGGACCAAAAGCTTTCGAACAAGCAGTAGGATTTTTAAGAATTGTAGATGGTAAAAATCCACTTGATGGAACAGATATTCACCCAGAGTCTTATGAAGTTGCAGAAAAAATATTAGAGAAAATTCAAGCAACAAAAGTAGAAATCGGTACAGAAAAAGTAGAACAAGCTTTATCTTCGATTGATAAAAAGTCATTATCTGATGAACTAGGAATTGGACTTGAAACTTTAGAATTAATTTTTTCAGGATTAACAAAACCAGGGAGAGACCCTCGTGAAGAAGTTGATCCACCGATTTTAAGAAGCGATGTATTATCCATGGAAGATATTCAAGTCGGAATGGAATTACAAGGAACAATTCGGAATGTAGTCGATTTTGGAGCGTTCGTGGATATCGGAGTCAAACAAGATGGCTTAGTTCATATATCAAGAATGAAAAAAGGATTTGTGAAGCATCCAAGTGATGTTGTTGCAGTAGGAGATATTGTAACAGTATGGGTCATTGAAATTGATATGAAAAAAGGAAGAGTAGGATTGTCAATGCTACCACCGGTTGAAAAAGAAGCTTAA
- a CDS encoding rod shape-determining protein yields MARDIGIDLGTANILIYLKDRGIILNEPSLVAVDDKSNTVIAVGEKAYKMLGRTPRDISIVHPLKGGVIADIAVTEQLLEMFIHKLHLNTFFQKPDILICTPTNVTTVEQKAIIQAAIKCGGHSIYLEEEPKVAAVGVGLDIFSPSGNMIVDIGGGTSDIAVLSMGATVSSRSIKLAGDDMDHQIMDYIKEEYQLIIGERTAEAIKMDLGSAIEVEIESDMIVKGRDMTTGLPKTVTIYTNEIYHCLKEILDTICEETRLVLEDTPPELAGDIIERGIVVTGGGALIHGIDRMLSDRLQVPVFLADNPLESVAIGTGVLLDRIKRERGLFDGFKRLFSSKRVVMNPTANIFDDEALRKS; encoded by the coding sequence ATGGCAAGAGATATTGGAATTGATTTAGGGACTGCGAATATTTTAATCTATTTAAAAGATCGTGGCATCATCTTAAATGAACCATCATTAGTCGCTGTGGATGATAAGAGTAATACAGTGATTGCAGTGGGGGAAAAAGCCTATAAAATGTTAGGTAGAACGCCACGAGATATTTCCATTGTTCATCCGCTAAAAGGTGGAGTTATTGCGGATATTGCGGTAACAGAACAATTATTAGAGATGTTTATTCATAAATTACATTTGAATACATTTTTTCAAAAACCGGATATTTTAATTTGTACGCCTACAAATGTAACAACAGTAGAGCAAAAGGCTATTATTCAAGCGGCAATTAAGTGTGGTGGACATTCGATTTATTTAGAAGAAGAACCAAAAGTTGCAGCTGTTGGAGTGGGATTAGATATTTTCTCACCTTCTGGCAATATGATTGTGGATATTGGTGGAGGGACAAGTGATATTGCAGTGCTTTCTATGGGAGCAACAGTATCTAGTCGTTCGATTAAATTAGCTGGAGATGATATGGATCATCAGATTATGGACTATATTAAGGAAGAATATCAGTTAATTATTGGTGAAAGAACTGCTGAAGCCATTAAGATGGATTTAGGTTCTGCCATTGAAGTGGAAATTGAATCGGATATGATTGTCAAAGGTCGTGATATGACAACAGGGCTTCCGAAGACGGTAACCATTTATACAAATGAAATTTACCATTGCTTAAAAGAAATTTTAGATACGATTTGTGAGGAAACTCGTCTTGTATTAGAAGATACTCCGCCTGAATTAGCAGGAGATATTATTGAACGAGGGATTGTAGTAACTGGTGGCGGTGCTTTAATTCATGGCATTGATCGTATGTTATCAGATCGACTGCAAGTTCCAGTATTTTTAGCCGATAATCCATTGGAAAGTGTTGCTATTGGCACAGGTGTATTATTAGATCGTATTAAGAGAGAGCGTGGGTTGTTTGATGGGTTTAAACGTTTATTCTCTTCGAAGCGTGTTGTGATGAATCCAACAGCGAATATTTTTGATGATGAAGCACTTCGTAAGTCGTAA
- a CDS encoding DNA-directed RNA polymerase subunit beta has translation MFKRLEQFYNSQPFLMIVLIRIALFLGLAFLLFIVGLMIGYSVLGGGGNPFSVFSGEVWQKIFDFVR, from the coding sequence ATGTTTAAGAGATTAGAACAGTTTTATAATAGTCAGCCATTTTTAATGATTGTTCTCATTCGTATCGCTCTATTTCTAGGGTTAGCTTTTTTGCTATTTATAGTAGGGCTTATGATTGGTTACAGTGTTCTTGGTGGCGGTGGAAATCCGTTCTCAGTATTTTCTGGAGAAGTTTGGCAAAAGATTTTTGATTTTGTTCGATAG
- the clpP gene encoding ATP-dependent Clp endopeptidase proteolytic subunit ClpP — MNLIPTVIEQSSRGERAYDIYSRLLKDRIIMVSGPIHDDMANAIIAQLLFLDAQDPEKDIYMYINSPGGSVTAGLAIYDTMNFIKADVQTIAMGLAASMGSFLLTAGTKGKRYALPNAEILIHQPLGGAQGQATEIEIVARQILKTRERLNAILAKQTGQKIKTIEKDTDRDNYMTAQEALEYGLIDAIMTNSKDLQ, encoded by the coding sequence ATGAATTTAATTCCTACAGTTATTGAACAATCATCACGTGGTGAACGTGCGTATGATATTTACTCAAGATTATTAAAAGACCGTATTATTATGGTAAGTGGCCCAATCCACGATGATATGGCAAATGCAATTATTGCGCAATTATTATTCCTAGATGCGCAAGATCCTGAGAAAGATATTTATATGTATATCAACTCTCCAGGAGGAAGTGTTACAGCAGGTTTAGCAATCTATGACACAATGAATTTTATTAAAGCAGATGTTCAAACTATTGCGATGGGACTTGCAGCTTCAATGGGTTCATTCTTATTAACAGCTGGTACAAAAGGCAAACGTTATGCATTACCGAATGCTGAGATTTTAATTCACCAACCTTTAGGTGGAGCTCAAGGACAAGCAACAGAAATTGAAATCGTTGCTCGTCAAATTTTAAAAACACGTGAACGTTTAAATGCGATTTTAGCAAAACAAACGGGTCAAAAAATTAAAACAATTGAGAAAGATACAGATCGTGATAATTATATGACAGCTCAAGAAGCGTTAGAATATGGTTTAATTGATGCGATTATGACAAACTCAAAAGATTTACAATAG